A single region of the Gemmata palustris genome encodes:
- a CDS encoding Gfo/Idh/MocA family protein, giving the protein MPPKVTRRRALQIGTAGTLGYLFTGPTYSVRRAFGANEKLRVAGIGVGGKGSGDIEQAGKFMEVVALCDIDDERLNSRAAMWPSAKKYFDYRKLIEEMAKDIDAVTVSTADHSHAPAAVLAMRAGKHVYCQKPLTHTVFEARLMREVAAKQKVCTQMGNQGSALNGLRRAVELVHAGTLGAIREAHVWTNRPAHYWKQSPDIVARPKEAPLPKHVHWEEWIGPAPMRPYSMAFSPRPAYHPHDWRGYWDFGTGALGDMACHTTNMAFRALNLGAPTAVTAEAGEINPETYPAWAHIQYLFAARGGAPACTLHWYEGKRDGKLVLPPEELLAKLLKKGEKLSDSGSILVGDKGVLFSPNDYGARFRLTPEKDFEGLQITKPETTPEGVEKGEDLQMKKEWADAIRAGKPALASSNFDYAAQLTETMLLGNIAVRFAGTKLEWDAAKLRFTNSDAATKFVSKEYRKGWDFLTRG; this is encoded by the coding sequence GTGCCCCCAAAAGTAACTCGTCGCCGCGCGCTTCAGATCGGAACCGCCGGCACCCTCGGCTACCTGTTCACCGGTCCCACGTACTCCGTCCGGCGCGCGTTCGGCGCCAACGAGAAGCTCCGCGTCGCCGGGATCGGCGTCGGCGGTAAGGGGTCGGGCGACATCGAACAGGCCGGCAAGTTCATGGAAGTCGTCGCGCTCTGCGACATCGACGACGAGCGCCTGAACAGCCGCGCCGCGATGTGGCCGAGCGCGAAGAAGTACTTCGACTACCGCAAGCTGATCGAGGAAATGGCCAAGGACATTGACGCCGTCACCGTTTCGACCGCGGACCACTCCCACGCCCCGGCCGCGGTGCTCGCGATGCGGGCCGGCAAGCACGTGTACTGCCAGAAGCCGCTCACGCACACGGTCTTCGAGGCGCGCCTGATGCGCGAGGTCGCCGCGAAGCAGAAGGTGTGTACCCAGATGGGCAACCAGGGGTCCGCGCTCAACGGGCTGCGCCGGGCCGTGGAACTGGTCCACGCCGGCACCCTCGGCGCGATCCGCGAGGCCCACGTCTGGACGAACCGCCCGGCGCACTACTGGAAGCAGTCCCCGGACATCGTCGCCCGGCCGAAAGAGGCGCCGCTGCCCAAGCACGTTCACTGGGAGGAGTGGATCGGGCCGGCCCCGATGCGCCCCTACTCGATGGCCTTCTCCCCGCGCCCCGCGTACCACCCGCACGACTGGCGCGGGTACTGGGACTTCGGCACCGGCGCGCTGGGCGACATGGCGTGCCACACCACGAACATGGCGTTCCGCGCCCTGAACCTCGGCGCCCCCACCGCCGTGACCGCCGAGGCGGGCGAGATCAACCCCGAAACGTACCCGGCGTGGGCACACATCCAGTACCTGTTCGCGGCCCGCGGGGGCGCCCCGGCCTGCACCCTCCACTGGTACGAGGGCAAGCGCGACGGGAAGCTCGTGCTCCCGCCCGAGGAGTTACTCGCGAAGCTCTTGAAGAAGGGCGAGAAGCTCTCCGACAGCGGGTCGATCCTGGTCGGCGACAAGGGCGTGCTGTTCAGCCCGAACGACTACGGGGCGCGGTTCCGGCTCACCCCGGAGAAGGACTTCGAGGGGCTGCAGATCACGAAGCCGGAGACGACCCCGGAGGGGGTCGAAAAGGGCGAGGACCTGCAGATGAAGAAGGAGTGGGCGGACGCGATCCGGGCCGGCAAGCCGGCGCTGGCGTCCTCGAACTTCGACTACGCGGCCCAGCTCACGGAAACGATGCTGCTGGGCAACATCGCGGTCCGGTTCGCGGGCACGAAGCTCGAGTGGGACGCGGCCAAGCTGCGGTTCACGAACTCGGACGCGGCCACGAAGTTCGTCAGCAAGGAGTACCGCAAGGGCTGGGACTTCCTGACCCGGGGCTGA
- a CDS encoding sigma-70 family RNA polymerase sigma factor, whose translation MSQIEFRQAAVRLLRADLQPPQLTDAELLARFAATRDECAFAELVARHGALVRGTVRRCLRDPHTVEDVCQATFLVLAGKAATVQWGRTVGPWLHATAVRLARKALRRTHATAVRLARKALRRTHATGGAVPEGITSRANDPVTAVAWDEVCRTLDDELAALPDALRGPLVLCYLQGRTRDEAAHALGCSLAMLKRRLERGRNLLRDRLARRGISLPAVGFGLLACDLASTAATIDAVTRAAVTFATHGTAPPAIAVLLGASRGLQFKTATFVAIAVGLVVCGVALSAFRNPAAESADVPSAPPAVALGADDKLRAEGPGEALPPAALMRLGSTRLRAGGRVERMAFSPDGAKLASWSGDSHTNDSLTIWDARSGRVLRRIDLPGARVDQLVWLADGRGIALIRGSYDDPVPLIWEFTDEKAEKPKLATRETRVGFAAVPANQPPKDNEHDSCYTITPDGKTVAIGRAGELDRDREVRLCELKTGVKVDALKPLRAAATHPGPCGELYFTPDAKTLVVFTRPKHLGNNKFEAEVLVSVWDVVTGDSKSQFKAPRPAANGNQSAVALSNTTLAIGSKDGSSSLWALPTGKGQKLATEHKGRWRLGVFSAAFTSDGKTLVTGGEDEAAKVWDVGTGKLLRTLAGNHTWVEVLSVAPGGKTLASAGQNGLIRLWDVATGADACPQAGHKDAVSGVAFGPDGKTAITGSWDNTLRWWDTTTGADRRSISVRGGVWGFSLSPDGKTVLVSTDDGKLRTWDTATGLESTPTNLPGDVKFGPLSFTPDGKYLVTSSGPKVTIWEWPGMNLARTIELPKPKEIVPEDPKVRRESECQVASVSPDGKWLVTVSACHWLRGPERGDAASDGVVDLWDFATGKRIRRLVVSQGVYRSGGFTADGLFLLTGAGGTIQLADGRDGESFTGEINLIDPIAGRWVRGFDGPPVPKTVSFRYVGGSVFAPDGRTLYVSYNTGEIVAFEVATGHPRRTLTGHQGYVPVLTVRADGYQLLSGGRDGIAMVWGATLAGAAPKRPQPLAEAGAEKLWDVAGRSDAGAAFTALCELAASPERAMDVLRKHVKPAPAAPSDAVLDRIFTDLGSEEFATRESGVKELAEYGELAVPGVRKRLEGKPTAAARSRALAFLKEFEKGTLSAPRLRQIRAVELLEGLGTPAARKFLTELAAGAPGAPLTRDAAAALTRLGKP comes from the coding sequence ATGTCTCAAATTGAGTTCCGGCAGGCCGCTGTGCGACTGCTGCGTGCGGACTTGCAACCGCCTCAACTCACCGACGCGGAACTTCTTGCGCGGTTCGCGGCCACACGCGACGAGTGTGCGTTCGCGGAGTTGGTCGCGCGACACGGTGCGCTGGTTCGTGGCACCGTGCGCCGATGCTTGCGCGACCCGCACACTGTGGAAGATGTGTGCCAGGCGACGTTCCTCGTTCTCGCGGGGAAGGCCGCGACGGTTCAATGGGGGCGCACTGTTGGGCCGTGGTTGCACGCGACCGCGGTGCGGCTCGCCCGTAAAGCGCTCCGGCGCACGCACGCGACCGCGGTGCGGCTCGCCCGTAAAGCGCTCCGGCGCACGCACGCGACCGGGGGCGCGGTACCCGAGGGAATCACTTCGCGGGCGAATGATCCCGTGACCGCGGTCGCGTGGGACGAAGTGTGCCGCACGCTCGATGACGAGTTGGCCGCACTGCCCGACGCACTGCGCGGGCCGCTCGTGCTCTGTTACCTCCAGGGGCGGACCCGCGACGAAGCGGCCCACGCGCTCGGGTGCTCGCTCGCGATGTTGAAACGCCGACTGGAGCGCGGGCGGAACTTGCTCCGCGACCGGCTCGCGCGGCGCGGGATCTCGCTTCCCGCAGTGGGTTTCGGGTTGCTCGCGTGTGACCTCGCGAGCACCGCGGCGACCATCGACGCGGTGACCCGGGCCGCGGTCACGTTTGCCACACACGGAACCGCCCCGCCCGCGATCGCGGTGCTACTCGGAGCATCACGCGGGCTCCAATTCAAGACGGCCACATTTGTTGCGATCGCGGTCGGATTGGTCGTGTGCGGAGTCGCGCTCTCGGCGTTCAGAAATCCCGCGGCCGAGAGTGCCGATGTGCCCAGTGCTCCACCCGCGGTAGCACTCGGGGCAGATGATAAACTCCGCGCGGAGGGGCCGGGCGAAGCCCTTCCACCCGCAGCGCTGATGCGCCTCGGGAGCACTCGGTTGAGAGCGGGGGGCCGCGTCGAGCGGATGGCGTTCTCGCCGGACGGGGCGAAACTCGCGTCGTGGAGCGGCGATTCCCACACCAACGATTCATTGACCATCTGGGACGCGAGGTCGGGGCGGGTGCTGCGCCGGATCGATTTGCCCGGCGCGCGGGTCGATCAGCTCGTGTGGCTCGCTGACGGGCGCGGAATCGCGCTGATTCGTGGCAGTTATGACGACCCGGTTCCGTTGATTTGGGAGTTCACTGACGAAAAGGCCGAGAAGCCAAAACTCGCGACGCGGGAAACTAGGGTTGGTTTTGCGGCCGTCCCCGCGAACCAGCCCCCGAAGGACAACGAGCACGACTCTTGTTACACCATCACCCCGGACGGGAAGACCGTAGCAATCGGCCGCGCCGGGGAACTCGATCGTGACCGCGAAGTTCGGCTCTGTGAGTTGAAAACCGGCGTGAAGGTGGACGCGCTCAAGCCCCTCCGGGCGGCCGCTACGCACCCCGGACCGTGCGGTGAACTGTACTTCACCCCGGACGCGAAGACGCTCGTTGTCTTCACGCGCCCCAAGCACCTCGGCAACAACAAGTTCGAGGCCGAGGTGCTGGTGTCTGTTTGGGACGTTGTCACTGGCGATTCCAAATCGCAGTTCAAAGCTCCGCGCCCGGCAGCTAACGGCAACCAGTCTGCTGTTGCCCTGTCGAATACCACGCTCGCCATCGGTTCGAAGGACGGCAGTTCCAGTTTGTGGGCGCTGCCCACAGGTAAGGGGCAGAAGCTCGCGACCGAGCACAAAGGGCGATGGCGCCTCGGCGTTTTCTCTGCGGCATTTACTTCCGATGGTAAGACGCTCGTTACTGGAGGAGAGGATGAAGCTGCGAAGGTCTGGGACGTCGGAACGGGCAAGCTCTTGCGCACCCTTGCCGGGAACCACACCTGGGTCGAAGTGCTGTCTGTGGCACCGGGCGGCAAGACCCTCGCGTCCGCGGGGCAGAACGGGCTGATCCGATTGTGGGACGTCGCGACCGGGGCTGATGCGTGCCCACAGGCCGGGCACAAAGACGCCGTTTCCGGTGTCGCCTTTGGCCCGGACGGGAAGACCGCGATCACCGGCAGTTGGGACAACACGCTCCGTTGGTGGGACACCACGACGGGGGCGGACCGGCGCTCGATTTCCGTTCGTGGAGGTGTTTGGGGATTTTCTCTCAGCCCGGACGGGAAGACCGTACTGGTTTCGACCGACGACGGAAAGCTCCGAACGTGGGACACCGCGACCGGGCTGGAGAGCACGCCCACGAACCTGCCCGGTGACGTGAAATTCGGTCCGCTTTCCTTCACGCCCGACGGAAAGTACCTGGTCACTTCGTCCGGGCCGAAAGTCACAATCTGGGAGTGGCCCGGGATGAATCTCGCGCGAACGATCGAGCTCCCAAAGCCAAAGGAGATCGTTCCCGAAGACCCGAAGGTTCGTCGCGAGAGTGAGTGCCAAGTTGCTTCCGTTTCGCCCGACGGGAAGTGGCTCGTAACCGTCTCCGCGTGCCACTGGTTGCGGGGACCGGAACGAGGTGACGCCGCTTCGGACGGGGTGGTTGATTTGTGGGACTTCGCCACCGGTAAACGAATTCGTCGGCTGGTGGTGTCTCAGGGCGTGTACCGCTCGGGAGGGTTCACGGCCGACGGTCTGTTCCTGCTGACCGGTGCCGGAGGAACGATTCAGCTCGCGGACGGGCGCGACGGGGAATCGTTCACGGGCGAAATTAACCTGATTGACCCGATCGCCGGGCGCTGGGTACGGGGATTCGACGGCCCGCCGGTACCGAAGACGGTGTCGTTTCGGTACGTGGGTGGCTCGGTGTTCGCGCCGGACGGTCGAACACTCTACGTTTCTTACAACACGGGCGAGATCGTCGCGTTCGAGGTCGCGACGGGCCACCCGCGGCGCACGCTGACCGGGCACCAGGGTTACGTCCCGGTTCTGACTGTCCGCGCGGACGGGTACCAGCTACTTTCGGGCGGTAGGGATGGTATCGCGATGGTGTGGGGCGCAACACTGGCTGGTGCCGCTCCCAAACGCCCCCAACCCCTCGCTGAAGCCGGCGCGGAGAAGCTCTGGGACGTTGCGGGGCGGTCCGATGCGGGCGCGGCGTTCACCGCGCTGTGTGAACTCGCCGCGTCACCCGAGCGCGCGATGGACGTTCTCCGCAAGCACGTGAAGCCCGCGCCCGCGGCCCCGAGTGACGCGGTTCTGGATCGCATTTTCACCGACCTCGGCAGCGAAGAATTCGCCACGCGCGAGAGCGGGGTAAAGGAACTGGCCGAGTACGGCGAATTGGCCGTGCCGGGTGTGCGAAAGCGACTCGAGGGCAAGCCGACGGCGGCGGCCCGGTCGCGTGCGCTCGCGTTCCTCAAAGAGTTCGAGAAGGGGACACTCTCCGCACCCCGCCTCCGTCAAATTCGGGCGGTGGAGTTACTGGAGGGACTGGGTACGCCCGCGGCGCGGAAGTTCCTGACCGAACTCGCTGCGGGGGCGCCCGGCGCGCCTCTCACGCGCGATGCCGCGGCCGCACTGACCCGGCTCGGCAAGCCGTAG
- the rbsK gene encoding ribokinase, whose product MSPPKICVVGSANLDLNTYTNRLPVPGETLHAHRFTMGYGGKGANQAVMAARLGADVALVARVGNDLFGRDMLAHLRTESIGTRHVTSTDGVPTGTAVITIDDAGRNTIAVTPGANGLLAPADVDAARGAIESARVLVCQQEVPTEANSAAMRIAAEFGVPVVFNPAPASTVIPAEVYRLSTVFCPNEHEAAVLTGKPVGTREEAEIAARELMARGAQNVIVTLGARGCVVVTARDVTALPAPAVEAVDTTGAGDAFIGSLAFFLARGDDLVTAAQRANRIAALSVQSPGTQTSFPRAVDLPTDLME is encoded by the coding sequence ATGTCCCCTCCCAAGATTTGTGTTGTCGGTTCCGCGAACCTGGACCTGAACACGTACACGAACCGGCTCCCCGTCCCGGGAGAAACGCTCCACGCCCACCGGTTCACGATGGGGTACGGGGGCAAGGGCGCGAATCAGGCGGTGATGGCCGCGCGCCTCGGGGCGGACGTCGCACTCGTCGCGCGCGTCGGGAACGATCTGTTCGGCCGCGACATGCTCGCGCACCTCCGCACCGAGAGCATCGGTACCCGACACGTCACGTCAACAGACGGCGTTCCCACCGGTACGGCCGTCATCACGATCGACGACGCGGGGCGCAACACGATCGCGGTGACGCCCGGAGCCAACGGGCTGCTCGCCCCGGCCGATGTGGACGCGGCCCGCGGCGCGATCGAATCGGCTCGCGTGCTCGTGTGCCAGCAGGAAGTTCCGACCGAGGCGAACTCGGCCGCGATGCGAATTGCGGCCGAGTTCGGCGTGCCGGTCGTGTTCAACCCCGCTCCGGCGAGCACGGTGATACCCGCTGAAGTGTACCGGCTCTCGACGGTGTTCTGTCCCAACGAACACGAGGCCGCGGTTCTCACGGGCAAGCCCGTCGGGACGCGGGAAGAAGCCGAGATCGCGGCACGGGAACTGATGGCTCGCGGCGCACAAAACGTCATTGTGACACTCGGTGCCCGCGGGTGCGTGGTCGTGACGGCCCGTGATGTCACCGCGCTCCCGGCGCCGGCGGTCGAGGCGGTGGACACCACCGGTGCGGGTGACGCCTTCATCGGCAGCCTCGCGTTCTTCCTGGCGCGGGGCGATGATTTGGTGACCGCTGCTCAACGCGCGAACCGGATCGCGGCGCTCAGCGTGCAATCCCCGGGAACGCAAACGAGTTTCCCGCGTGCAGTCGATTTGCCCACCGATCTTATGGAATGA
- a CDS encoding arsenate reductase ArsC: MSDRKIRVLFVCVENSNRSQMAQAFAVMYGGDAVEALSAGSRPSGKVNPKAVAAMAEFGYDLTAHASKGLGDFNGTEIDAAVTMGCGDACPLVKAKYRYDWQIPDPREMPPEEFRKVRDLIGGKVRALLGELGVDSRIV, from the coding sequence GTGAGTGACCGCAAGATTCGCGTGCTGTTCGTGTGCGTGGAGAACAGCAACCGCAGCCAGATGGCACAGGCGTTCGCCGTGATGTACGGCGGAGATGCGGTCGAGGCGCTGTCCGCGGGGAGCCGGCCGAGTGGCAAGGTGAACCCGAAGGCGGTCGCGGCGATGGCCGAGTTCGGGTACGACCTGACCGCGCACGCCTCGAAGGGGTTGGGCGACTTCAACGGCACCGAGATCGATGCGGCCGTGACGATGGGGTGCGGCGATGCGTGCCCGCTCGTGAAGGCGAAATACCGGTACGACTGGCAGATCCCCGACCCGCGCGAGATGCCGCCCGAAGAGTTCCGCAAGGTCCGTGACCTCATCGGTGGAAAAGTGCGTGCGCTGTTGGGGGAGTTGGGTGTAGACTCGCGCATAGTGTAA
- a CDS encoding DUF1003 domain-containing protein codes for MQPQFPEPYEHDHPPVRNVNEVVTDGLTWGEWAADRVAGVVGSWWFIGTQSALLLVWGALNVVAWLEHWDPYPFILMNLFLSLQAAYTAPMIMMSQNRVATMDRVRAQNDYEINLKAEEEIRVVLEHLEAQSVLLRQLQQEVRELRGQLAKPEK; via the coding sequence ATGCAGCCGCAATTCCCCGAGCCCTACGAGCACGACCACCCGCCCGTGCGCAACGTGAACGAGGTCGTCACCGATGGCCTCACGTGGGGCGAGTGGGCCGCCGACCGCGTGGCCGGTGTGGTCGGGTCGTGGTGGTTCATCGGCACCCAGTCGGCGCTCCTTCTAGTCTGGGGGGCACTGAACGTGGTCGCGTGGCTGGAGCACTGGGACCCGTACCCGTTCATCCTGATGAACTTGTTCCTCTCGCTCCAGGCCGCGTACACCGCGCCGATGATTATGATGAGCCAGAACCGCGTCGCCACGATGGACCGCGTGCGCGCCCAGAACGATTACGAGATCAACCTGAAGGCCGAGGAAGAGATCCGCGTGGTGCTGGAGCACCTGGAAGCCCAGAGCGTGCTCCTGCGCCAATTACAGCAAGAAGTGCGCGAGTTGCGGGGGCAGCTCGCGAAGCCCGAAAAATAG
- a CDS encoding GNAT family N-acetyltransferase produces MRLEPLAEEHRAGLRAAAVDDRIWEHMTVCGSGAGFDGVFDDALALRDAGKRVPFAVRLLSTGDLVGCTSYLDPVPQHKRVEIGWTWYRPDQWASAVNPECKFLLLAHAFDTLGLNRVQLLTDLRNTRSQAAIAKLGATREGVLRAHMITHGGRVRDSVLFSITAPDWSRVKDGLLARLAAFEKG; encoded by the coding sequence GTGCGCCTGGAACCGCTCGCGGAGGAGCACCGCGCGGGCCTGCGTGCCGCGGCCGTCGACGACCGGATCTGGGAGCACATGACCGTGTGCGGCAGCGGGGCGGGGTTCGATGGGGTGTTTGACGACGCCCTCGCCCTGCGCGACGCCGGCAAGCGCGTGCCGTTCGCCGTGCGGTTACTTTCCACCGGCGACCTCGTCGGCTGTACGAGCTACCTGGACCCGGTTCCGCAACACAAGCGAGTCGAGATCGGGTGGACGTGGTACCGCCCCGATCAGTGGGCCAGCGCGGTGAACCCGGAGTGCAAGTTCCTCCTCCTCGCACACGCATTCGACACACTCGGACTAAACCGCGTGCAGCTCCTTACCGACCTCCGGAACACGCGCTCGCAGGCCGCGATCGCCAAGCTTGGTGCCACGCGCGAGGGCGTGTTGCGCGCGCACATGATTACACACGGCGGGCGCGTCCGCGACAGCGTGCTGTTTTCGATCACCGCGCCCGACTGGTCGCGCGTGAAGGACGGGTTACTCGCGCGCCTCGCCGCGTTCGAGAAGGGGTAG
- a CDS encoding phytanoyl-CoA dioxygenase family protein, giving the protein MNSPNTFQTIPGQDDLQQVERDLSFHPCTNTNPKVLTREQIDHFNRAGYILPLRIFTESEVAELRTYFDNLLAKYVSEGKDSYSISSAHLRHGRVWDVLTNPRIVAIVSDLLGESVVAWGSHFFCKMPRDGKTVSWHQDASYWPLTPSKAVTVWLAIDDADRGNACMKYISGTQGLGHLTYQLSETDESNILNQTVPEVEKYGAPVFVELKAGEASLHSDLLLHGSDANTSDRRRCGLTLRYTPGDVHAHMGWHEKGVVVRGETPAHWNNRARPNEE; this is encoded by the coding sequence ATGAACTCACCGAACACGTTTCAGACGATTCCCGGGCAGGACGATTTACAGCAGGTCGAGCGCGATTTGTCGTTCCACCCGTGTACCAACACGAACCCCAAAGTTCTCACGCGCGAACAGATCGACCACTTCAACCGTGCCGGCTACATCCTGCCACTGCGCATCTTCACCGAAAGCGAAGTCGCGGAGCTGCGAACGTACTTCGATAACCTGCTCGCGAAGTACGTGTCGGAAGGCAAGGACAGTTACTCGATCAGCTCGGCGCACCTGCGCCACGGGCGGGTGTGGGACGTGCTCACGAACCCGCGGATCGTCGCGATCGTGTCGGACCTGCTCGGTGAGAGTGTGGTCGCGTGGGGCTCGCACTTCTTCTGCAAAATGCCCCGGGACGGCAAAACGGTGAGCTGGCACCAGGACGCGAGCTACTGGCCGCTCACGCCGAGCAAAGCCGTCACGGTGTGGCTCGCCATTGACGACGCGGACCGCGGGAACGCCTGCATGAAGTACATCTCGGGAACACAGGGATTGGGCCACCTCACGTACCAGTTGAGCGAAACGGACGAGAGCAACATTCTGAACCAGACCGTGCCCGAAGTGGAGAAGTACGGCGCCCCGGTGTTCGTGGAACTGAAGGCCGGCGAAGCCTCGCTCCACTCCGACCTGTTGCTCCACGGGTCCGACGCGAACACCAGCGACCGCCGGCGCTGCGGGCTGACGCTCCGGTACACGCCCGGCGACGTTCACGCGCACATGGGGTGGCACGAGAAGGGCGTGGTCGTTCGCGGTGAAACTCCGGCGCACTGGAACAACCGCGCCCGGCCGAACGAGGAGTAA
- the efp gene encoding elongation factor P: MASTKMIDIRRGMVLNMGGTLFYCLDRDLNTPGNWRAILYLKLKNMTTGSITDERVHPDDKVDVVYLDTKDYSYSYKDGEDFVFVDKETFEPVTLSGDMVGDMMKYLRENDDVKITFYDSKALSMELPQTVTLKVIETEPGIKGATAAAQTKAATLETGLVIQVPSFITQGELIEVQTEDGKYLRRSKEGK; the protein is encoded by the coding sequence GTGGCGTCTACGAAGATGATCGACATCCGGCGGGGCATGGTGCTGAACATGGGCGGCACCCTCTTTTACTGCCTGGACCGCGACCTGAACACGCCCGGGAACTGGCGCGCGATTCTGTACCTCAAGCTCAAGAACATGACCACGGGGTCGATCACCGACGAGCGCGTCCACCCGGACGACAAGGTCGACGTGGTGTACCTCGACACCAAGGACTACTCGTACTCCTACAAGGACGGCGAGGACTTCGTGTTCGTCGACAAGGAGACGTTCGAGCCGGTCACGCTGTCGGGCGACATGGTCGGCGACATGATGAAGTACCTGCGCGAGAACGACGACGTGAAGATCACGTTCTACGACAGCAAGGCGCTGTCGATGGAACTGCCGCAGACGGTGACGCTGAAGGTGATCGAGACGGAGCCGGGCATCAAGGGCGCGACCGCCGCCGCGCAGACGAAAGCGGCCACGCTGGAAACGGGCCTGGTGATCCAGGTGCCGTCGTTCATCACGCAGGGCGAGCTGATCGAGGTGCAGACCGAAGACGGCAAGTACCTCCGCCGCTCGAAGGAAGGCAAGTAG
- a CDS encoding prolyl oligopeptidase family serine peptidase: MFALPRALTAALFAAATVSLAMLPASASRADGPKDNIADSVRPVPPVGNAIPDADADEIKKGLAELQQLIKDIGKHDLLPDVQVYEKAVRWALEYKEIYDGKGAKPATNVKKALAAGLERAKQLKSGQAPWATQTGSVLRAYTSKIDGSAQPYWLIVPKDYDFTAKTKHRLDFWWHGRFENVVEAGFMAGSPGTGGIIPAPGALILHPFGRFSNANKFAGEIDTFECLEHAKKHYRIDDSRLVARGFSMGGAACWQYAVHYPTLWAANAPGAGFSETPEFLKVFQQEKLEPTWYEQKLWHMYNATDTAVNIFNLPTVAYSGEVDSQKQAADVMAREMKKVGLELTHVIGPKTGHSYEKGAKAEVNKQIDAFVEKGKPAVPKEIKFTTYTLRYNQCGWVEITGLEKHWSEANVTGKTAEGTYELTTSGVTAFNITTHERDIVVKIDGKTILTEKGILTDKPRVKQFVKVVGRWAVPGNLPDELKKVSGLQGPIDDAFMDSFVMVKPTGKAANEKVGAWAAKEMKHAVEHWQKQFRGDAPVKSDTEIKDADIANSNLVLWGDPSSNAVLAKIADKLPIKWTDKGVVVGKDTYDAGTHVPVLIYPNPLNPKKYVVLNSGFTFREYDYLNNARQVSKLPDYAVIDVTTPPNSRYPGKVARAGFFGEKWELLENDGK, translated from the coding sequence ATGTTCGCGCTGCCACGCGCCCTCACCGCTGCCCTGTTCGCAGCGGCCACCGTTAGCCTCGCCATGCTGCCGGCGAGCGCGTCCCGTGCCGATGGCCCCAAAGACAACATCGCCGACAGCGTGCGGCCGGTCCCGCCGGTCGGGAACGCCATCCCCGATGCCGACGCGGACGAGATCAAAAAGGGACTGGCCGAACTCCAGCAGCTCATCAAGGACATCGGGAAGCACGACCTGCTGCCGGACGTGCAGGTGTACGAGAAGGCGGTGCGGTGGGCGCTCGAGTACAAGGAGATTTACGACGGCAAGGGCGCGAAGCCGGCAACGAACGTGAAGAAGGCGCTCGCGGCGGGCCTCGAGCGCGCGAAACAACTCAAGAGCGGCCAGGCGCCGTGGGCGACGCAGACCGGGAGCGTGCTCCGCGCGTACACATCGAAGATCGATGGGAGCGCGCAACCGTACTGGCTCATCGTCCCGAAGGACTACGACTTCACCGCGAAGACCAAGCACCGGCTCGATTTCTGGTGGCACGGCCGGTTCGAGAACGTCGTCGAAGCGGGGTTCATGGCCGGTTCGCCCGGCACGGGCGGCATCATCCCGGCCCCCGGTGCCCTCATCCTTCACCCGTTCGGGCGCTTCAGCAACGCGAACAAGTTTGCGGGGGAGATCGATACTTTCGAGTGCCTGGAACACGCCAAAAAGCACTACCGCATCGACGATTCGCGGCTGGTGGCGCGCGGGTTCAGCATGGGCGGGGCCGCGTGCTGGCAGTACGCGGTTCACTACCCGACGCTATGGGCCGCGAACGCGCCCGGCGCGGGCTTCAGCGAAACGCCGGAGTTCCTCAAAGTGTTCCAGCAGGAGAAGCTCGAACCGACGTGGTACGAGCAGAAGCTGTGGCACATGTACAACGCCACCGATACCGCGGTGAACATCTTCAACCTGCCGACGGTTGCGTACAGCGGCGAAGTCGACTCGCAGAAGCAAGCGGCCGACGTGATGGCGCGGGAGATGAAGAAGGTGGGCCTGGAACTCACGCACGTCATCGGCCCGAAGACCGGCCACAGCTACGAAAAAGGCGCCAAGGCCGAGGTCAACAAGCAGATCGATGCGTTCGTGGAAAAGGGCAAACCCGCTGTGCCGAAGGAGATCAAGTTCACCACATACACCCTCCGGTACAACCAGTGTGGGTGGGTCGAAATCACCGGATTGGAAAAGCACTGGTCCGAAGCCAACGTAACGGGCAAGACCGCGGAAGGTACCTACGAGCTGACCACGAGCGGCGTCACCGCGTTCAACATCACGACCCACGAGCGCGACATCGTGGTGAAGATCGACGGCAAAACGATCCTGACCGAAAAAGGCATCCTGACCGACAAGCCGCGGGTCAAACAGTTCGTCAAAGTCGTCGGGCGCTGGGCCGTGCCGGGCAACCTGCCCGACGAGTTGAAGAAAGTCTCCGGCCTCCAGGGGCCGATCGACGACGCATTCATGGACTCGTTCGTGATGGTCAAGCCCACCGGGAAAGCAGCGAACGAAAAGGTCGGCGCGTGGGCGGCGAAGGAAATGAAGCACGCGGTCGAGCACTGGCAGAAGCAGTTCCGCGGCGACGCGCCGGTGAAGAGCGACACCGAGATCAAGGACGCCGACATCGCGAACAGCAACCTCGTCCTGTGGGGCGACCCGTCGAGCAACGCGGTGCTCGCGAAGATCGCGGACAAGTTGCCCATCAAGTGGACCGATAAGGGCGTGGTGGTCGGCAAGGACACTTACGACGCCGGCACCCACGTCCCGGTGCTGATCTACCCGAACCCACTGAACCCGAAGAAGTACGTCGTCCTCAACAGCGGGTTCACGTTCCGCGAGTACGACTACCTCAACAACGCCCGCCAGGTGTCGAAGCTCCCGGACTACGCGGTGATCGACGTCACCACCCCGCCGAACTCGCGCTACCCGGGTAAGGTCGCACGCGCCGGGTTCTTCGGCGAGAAGTGGGAACTGCTCGAAAACGACGGGAAGTAA